A single window of Microplitis demolitor isolate Queensland-Clemson2020A chromosome 7, iyMicDemo2.1a, whole genome shotgun sequence DNA harbors:
- the LOC106693222 gene encoding uncharacterized protein LOC106693222 yields MAAAEILNIQRQIIFDESTAHYKAHAHLPYASSTFNNSDEIRIAVQHQDLCLLPSKSTLHVYGKFTKSDGTAVSATTHMVNMTVCHMLEEIRYELNSVEIDRNKNVGITSLIKGYTSLSTAQHNTLENSGWIVDEAVNKLHNDNGYFDVSIPLSLLLGFAEDYHKAVINAKHELILIRSNADLNAYVVATPAAGAHAEAVKITLQKIEWIVPYVTMADKQKIEALNYITSDPAILISFRAWELYEYPLLPNTSKHIWSVETSTQLEKPRFVILGFQTARKNDATKNASVFDHCNIRDIKLFLNSQSYPYGN; encoded by the coding sequence ATGGCGGCGGCGgaaatcttaaatattcaacgacaaattatttttgatgagtCAACTGCGCACTATAAAGCGCATGCTCATCTTCCgtatgcttcatcaacatttAACAACAGCGATGAAATAAGAATTGCTGTTCAACATCAAGATTTGTGTCTACTTCCAAGTAAGAGTACACTACATGTGTACGGAAAATTCACAAAGTCTGATGGTACAGCTGTAAGTGCAACTACTCACATGGTCAACATGACAGTCTGTCATATGCTTGAAGAAATACGCTACGAGCTCAATAGTGTTGAGATTGatcgtaataaaaatgtcgGTATCACAAGTCTCATAAAAGGATACACATCACTGAGTACTGCTCAACATAATACACTCGAGAACTCAGGCTGGATTGTAGATGAAGCTGTAAACAAATTACACAATGACAATGGCTACTTTGATGTATCTATACCACTGAGTCTTTTGCTTGGATTTGCTGAAGATTACCATAAAGCTGTCATCAATGCAAAgcatgaattaatattaataagatcAAATGCTGATTTGAATGCCTACGTTGTGGCCACACCTGCTGCTGGAGCTCATGCTGAAGCTGTTAAAATTACGctgcaaaaaatcgagtgGATTGTACCATATGTGACTATggctgataaacaaaaaattgaagctttgaATTATATCACAAGTGATCCAGCTATCTTAATCAGTTTCCGTGCTTGGGAGCTGTACGAGTATCCTCTATTGCCCAATACTTCGAAGCACATTTGGTCAGTAGAAACTTCTACGCAGCTTGAGAAACCACGTTTTGTGATACTTGGATTTCAAacagcaagaaaaaatgacGCTACTAAAAATGCCAGCGTATTTGATCATTGCAACAtcagagatataaaattatttttaaactctcagAGTTATCCTTATGGGAATTAA